The genomic segment TCGAATCAATGTTATTTATTGTTAGATCCTTTCTTACGTGATTTTATTGATGATGATGTCATAAATGAACGTATTAATAGCAACCAGGTCACCTATATTCCTATACCTCATCCTTCGATAGATAAAACAAAAGTTCCTTTCATTTTGCCATTAAATCTTAATCAGCAGGAAGATTGTAATTTGTTGTTTCATTCGGTATATGAATCTTTATTTGAATCTCACCCGGAACGAATTGATATGGGGGATGGGCGACGCTTTTGTGGTTGGTTAGCGGCGAATTCAAATACTCAGTTACCCGATTTGGCCAGATACATTGGACAGGTTGCTATTCAGCGTTTATCCGAAGACCGAACGATATTATTGCGTTTTTACGACCCGGCTGTTTTGAGCCAACTTTGGCCGATACTATCAGAGGTACAAAAACGAATTTTATTTGGTTTAGCAGAACAGTGGACGGTAATGTCCGGAGAAGCTGAACTGCATACATTTCCAGCTATTGAAGCGAAACTATTTGGAGCTCATACGCTGGGTTTATCCGATGAACAATACAGTCAAATTCGTTGGATAGGGGCAATAAATTGCGGATTATGCACCTATCGTCGTTCAGACAATGCCCCATGGATTAGCGAGTTACAAGCACATAATTTGTTGATGCCAATTTTTGGAAGGTTACAGAATTACACTTTTCATTATTATGATGAATTGGAAAGATTATCTGTCAGGGCCCTCACTATTCATCCTTGTTTTGATTTACATCCATTGCTGACTTCCCGTGTAATTGGGGAGAGTTCAACTATTAGCTACTCTGATTTTGTGAAAGACATCTCAGAACAGCAGTGGATAAAAATTCAAAAAGATTGTATTGCCAACTACGGCTCTTTATCTGAGTTATTATCGTAGAACAGATTAAAAGGACATTAAAATGAGTCAAAGCAAAGATTTTATATGCGATTGCCAGACTAAAGGATTAGCAATTTTACCGGTCAGATATGCAGTAGTGCCAAAGACAGTAGCGCAAAAGTTGCCTGCCTGGGCCGATCAAAGTTGGGCAAAAAGTAAGGGATTTAAGGCTGAATTAGATCCTGAGCAATATCATTATGCTTTGAGAGTAGTAAGGCAGGGGTTTATCTATGTTTATCTGTCGGCGCTTGAAGAAAGCGAAAGATGGCGTGTTTTTAGCATTG from the Limnobaculum zhutongyuii genome contains:
- a CDS encoding DUF4123 domain-containing protein, which codes for MKTNKIINAKFHEPKLSVQATLLTEQLKTRFLTYSNQCYLLLDPFLRDFIDDDVINERINSNQVTYIPIPHPSIDKTKVPFILPLNLNQQEDCNLLFHSVYESLFESHPERIDMGDGRRFCGWLAANSNTQLPDLARYIGQVAIQRLSEDRTILLRFYDPAVLSQLWPILSEVQKRILFGLAEQWTVMSGEAELHTFPAIEAKLFGAHTLGLSDEQYSQIRWIGAINCGLCTYRRSDNAPWISELQAHNLLMPIFGRLQNYTFHYYDELERLSVRALTIHPCFDLHPLLTSRVIGESSTISYSDFVKDISEQQWIKIQKDCIANYGSLSELLS